GGATGAGGTTGAAGCTGAATCCGAAACCGGAGAGGCAGGGCAAAAGCAGCATGTTATATCTGCTTCCGATGAAGGTGAGGAGCTTTGGACAATTCCGGAGCCAGCCGCCGCGAGCTCTGAAAGCTTTCGGGAAGCTGAACAAACTTCTCCTCCCTCCCAATCAGCTGATGGTGACAGGACGGTGCTTGTCTCCCACCAAACGTCGATGGAAGGCGGGACAGAGCTGGGAGGCGTGTCTCCTTCCTCTCATGAATGGACGGCAAGTCCAAATGAACGTCTTGGTCAAGATGCCGCAGATGAATTGCCTGCACATCTGCGAGCCATGCAGGACAGTGAGCCGTTTGCTACAACGACCAATGCGCCCCCATCAGTCAAGGTGGAGAAAGCGCCGTTAAAAGCGAAATGGTTGTTTCCAGTCTCAGCTGGGCTTGCGGCTCTTGTTTTGGTCGGTTTCGGGGCATGGGCGTTGATTGCGGGTTTGGGAGGGGATGATTCCCTCTCTTCATCAGGAGGGGGCAATAAATCCCTTGTCACCAACATCATGACACCGGATGAAATAGAAAAGGTCGCGAGCTCATTCAAAGATCTCAAATGGGTTCAAAACTATGAGGAAGGGGAGTGCTTTTACGCTTTCGTTCAACCTACCAGTAAAAACTCCGCAAGTATTATTGCCTTTTCCGATCAGGAGGATGCATTCAAGACATTTGCTCAAAACTACCAAGCGAAAATGGGCAAGGCACCAGATCTGGTAAGAGATCTTCTTGTAAAAAAACAGTGTCCCATCACCAGTTTCCTAAAGGATATTTCAAGTTCGATACCGGTGTACAGCATCGAGCTTGAGAGCAACAGGGTGAAAAAGGGCCTGCCTTTGCGGGCCAGTTTTGCGCTGCGTAACAAGCTTGATAGCTACTCTGTCCTTTTGCTGGATCAGTCGGGTATTGTCTATAATATTACATCTTATGCCGAGCCATTCACCAAATCGGGGCAGCAATTTGTAAAAGTTGAACTGAATATGGAATTGGCAAAACAATTTACCCAAGAGCAGCCGCAGTTGATCCTTGCTTTGAGTGGTGATGGCAATAGCGTCAGACGAGC
This window of the uncultured Cohaesibacter sp. genome carries:
- a CDS encoding serine/threonine-protein kinase, which gives rise to MSDFDDEEQGKTPEGILEGTTIGGNYRIDKMIAEGGMGEVFRAHNIHNEEDIVAIKIVRDELARDETILSLAKKESSIISRLSHNAIVQYRMFVIDEVLKRPCLVMEYVDGEALGTIMERKPFSAQDVRSFLLRIADGLAEVHDADVIHRDLSPDNIILPGQNIEKAKIIDFGIARAVDLGKTLLGDKFAGKYNFVSPEQLGLYQGQISPRTDIYSLALVCIAAMQGKPLDMTGSGKPVDLIERRQTIPNLDHVDPSLRDLLRWMLQPDPADRPQDMRAVVDWLGKNAIPNDNEKDEVEAESETGEAGQKQHVISASDEGEELWTIPEPAAASSESFREAEQTSPPSQSADGDRTVLVSHQTSMEGGTELGGVSPSSHEWTASPNERLGQDAADELPAHLRAMQDSEPFATTTNAPPSVKVEKAPLKAKWLFPVSAGLAALVLVGFGAWALIAGLGGDDSLSSSGGGNKSLVTNIMTPDEIEKVASSFKDLKWVQNYEEGECFYAFVQPTSKNSASIIAFSDQEDAFKTFAQNYQAKMGKAPDLVRDLLVKKQCPITSFLKDISSSIPVYSIELESNRVKKGLPLRASFALRNKLDSYSVLLLDQSGIVYNITSYAEPFTKSGQQFVKVELNMELAKQFTQEQPQLILALSGDGNSVRRANIANPQRALKIFPDLSKNLEFSNDEISVHLARFVIAPAQ